One window of Lytechinus variegatus isolate NC3 chromosome 2, Lvar_3.0, whole genome shotgun sequence genomic DNA carries:
- the LOC121408484 gene encoding alpha-ketoglutarate-dependent dioxygenase alkB homolog 4-like, producing the protein MEGLHYPRPCGCTGIRSCLVCEAKDIQVKHAPTGREYLQELWRYCYLCGKIQPPHSEGMRDKRTQSDIGCPDHHATQGFVLPGIQVIPDFITDQEEVEMVHRIERSPWKASQSGRFKQDYGPKPNFKRRKVKQGGFTGLPTFSKPLVSRMNRLPELEDFLPVEQCHLEYTPDRGSAIDLHFDDFWLWGNRLVTINLLSDTSLLLKYETDTSCHGVPNESGTNQQDNHNVGSQQEEWLVHELLIPMPRKSLIILSDDARYKWKHAIPREAILARRIAVTLRELATDFLPGGRNEALGQELLNIALTYDGTVVQ; encoded by the exons ATGGAAGGACTCCATTATCCAAGGCCATGTGGATGTACAGGAATCCGCTCCTGCCTCGTCTGTGAGGCCAAAGATATCCAAGTGAAGCATGCACCAACAGGCAGGGAATATTTGCAG GAACTCTGGAGATACTGTTACTTGTGTGGAAAAATCCAACCTCCACATTCTGAGGGGATGAGAGACAAGAGAACGCAATCAGATATAGGATGCCCTGATCACCATGCTACACAGGGTTTTGTCTTGCCTGGGATACAAGTAATACCTGACTTTATAACGGACCAAGAGGAAGTGGAGATGGTGCACAGGATTGAAAGGAGTCCATGGAAGGCGTCTCAGTCAGGAAGATTCAAACAA GACTATGGCCCTAAACCAAACTTCAAACGTAGAAAAGTCAAGCAAGGTGGCTTCACTGGTCTACCAACTTTCAGCAAACCACTGGTGTCTCGCATGAACCGTCTCCCAGAGCTTGAAGACTTTCTTCCTGTTGAGCAGTGCCACCTAGAGTACACGCCCGATAGAGGGTCGGCCATTGATCTTCACTTTGATGATTTCTGGCTATGGGGGAACAGACTCGTCACCATCAATCTTCTCTCGGACACTTCCCTATTACTGAAATATGAAACTGATACTTCTTGTCATGGAGTACCCAATGAATCTGGAACAAATCAGCAAGACAACCATAATGTTGGAAGCCAGCAAGAGGAATGGCTAGTGCACGAACTATTGATACCAATGCCAAGGAAAAGTTTGATAATACTGAGTGACGATGCTAGATATAAATGGAAACATGCAATACCACGAGAAGCCATTCTAGCTCGACGTATCGCTGTTACCCTACGTGAGCTTGCTACAGATTTCTTGCCTGGTGGGAGAAATGAAGCACTTGGTCAAGAACTCTTGAACATTGCGTTGACATATGACGGAACAGTCGTACAGTGA